In candidate division WOR-3 bacterium, a single genomic region encodes these proteins:
- a CDS encoding prenyltransferase/squalene oxidase repeat-containing protein, protein MKAFKNFIAVLLVFSFNLYSNKISDAIDAGIRWLKVSQNSDGSWGGDTTVSTYVSTATVCEALGVLNPSDSLYIKGITYLDSLEVKNSGHLSQKIKALAPSDVNITSLQDTLLSYYSPPIGGFTFDKEKRDVLSTAFALISLHESNYSVNENIGWSIGYLMDEQDTAGFWRYNDENISNIYLTALTLISLERFHGIYDLSTQIKNGISWLLSQQNTNGSFGKDTTSIYESALSLMALQGGYGLEGIGYREGIDYRVIWYSAINKTKNFLLSLQDSDGSWNNNAYETALIILVSKIGKLPLTGRKHLLDLANSFGRVVI, encoded by the coding sequence ATGAAAGCATTTAAAAATTTTATAGCAGTATTACTTGTTTTTTCTTTTAATCTTTACAGTAATAAAATTAGCGATGCTATTGACGCTGGAATTCGATGGCTTAAAGTCTCTCAGAATTCTGATGGTTCATGGGGAGGAGATACTACTGTAAGCACTTATGTATCAACTGCTACTGTTTGTGAAGCACTCGGCGTTTTAAATCCATCAGATAGCTTATATATTAAAGGTATTACTTATCTTGATAGCTTAGAAGTTAAAAACAGTGGCCATTTGTCTCAAAAAATAAAGGCGCTCGCACCATCCGACGTTAATATAACTTCTTTGCAGGATACTCTATTATCTTACTATTCACCTCCTATAGGTGGTTTTACTTTTGATAAAGAGAAAAGAGATGTACTGAGTACAGCGTTTGCTCTTATTTCTTTGCATGAATCTAATTATTCGGTAAATGAAAATATCGGATGGTCAATTGGATACCTAATGGACGAGCAAGATACAGCAGGATTCTGGCGATATAATGATGAGAACATTTCCAATATATATCTAACCGCATTAACTCTCATTTCTCTGGAAAGATTCCATGGTATATATGATTTAAGCACCCAAATCAAAAATGGAATTTCCTGGCTTCTTAGTCAACAGAACACAAATGGTAGTTTTGGGAAGGATACAACTTCAATATATGAGAGTGCACTTTCCCTGATGGCCCTACAGGGAGGGTATGGTTTAGAGGGTATAGGGTATAGAGAGGGTATAGATTATAGGGTAATATGGTATAGTGCAATAAATAAAACAAAAAACTTCCTCCTTTCTCTTCAGGATTCAGATGGGAGTTGGAACAATAATGCTTATGAGACTGCTCTTATTATTTTGGTATCCAAAATAGGCAAATTGCCCTTGACAGGGAGAAAACATTTATTAGATTTGGCTAATAGTTTTGGGAGGGTTGTGATATGA